The following are from one region of the Alicyclobacillus fastidiosus genome:
- the guaB gene encoding IMP dehydrogenase, with the protein MANAWENKFAMEGLTFDDVLLLPAHSEVLPRDVDVSTQLTTDIRLNIPMISAAMDTVTSATMAIAMAREGGIGIVHKNMSIEQQAEEVDRVKRSESGVITNPIFLSPEHPIRDAEELMSKYRISGVPIVQKGTQRLVGIITNRDLRFERDYDRPIGEVMTQGKLVTAPVGTTLQEAKELLQKNKIEKLPLVDSDGNLRGLITIKDIENARRFPNSAKDAQGRLLVGGAVTVSGEFFDRVEALVASQIDVLVIDTAHGHSEGVLKGIREARRKYPDLQIIAGNVATAEGTQALIDAGVNAVKVGIGPGSICTTRVVAGVGVPQVTAIYNSATAARKAGIPIIADGGIKYSGDIVKAIAVGASTVMIGSLLAGTSESPGEIEIYQGRQFKVYRGMGSIGAMKAGSGDRYFQGSDRGEVQAKKLVPEGIEGRVAYRGPVSEILYQMVGGLRSGMGYAGAGTIQKLQDEGQLVRITAAGLRESHPHDVQITKEAPNYSI; encoded by the coding sequence GTGGCAAACGCCTGGGAGAACAAATTTGCAATGGAAGGTCTCACATTCGACGATGTACTTCTGTTGCCAGCACATTCCGAAGTATTGCCGCGTGACGTAGACGTCAGCACGCAGTTGACGACTGACATCCGTCTTAACATCCCGATGATCAGTGCGGCGATGGACACGGTTACCAGCGCTACGATGGCAATCGCTATGGCCCGCGAAGGCGGCATCGGCATCGTTCACAAAAACATGAGCATCGAGCAGCAAGCGGAAGAAGTGGATAGGGTCAAGCGTTCGGAGAGTGGGGTCATTACGAATCCCATTTTTTTATCGCCTGAACACCCCATTCGCGATGCCGAGGAACTGATGTCGAAATACCGCATTTCCGGTGTTCCGATCGTTCAGAAGGGCACACAGCGCCTGGTCGGCATCATCACCAACCGCGACCTGCGCTTTGAACGGGACTACGACCGCCCAATCGGCGAAGTCATGACCCAGGGCAAACTCGTGACCGCACCGGTCGGCACGACGCTGCAAGAAGCCAAGGAACTCCTTCAGAAGAACAAGATCGAGAAACTCCCCCTCGTGGACTCCGACGGCAATCTCCGCGGACTTATCACCATCAAGGACATCGAGAACGCGCGCCGCTTCCCGAACTCGGCGAAGGACGCCCAAGGTCGCCTGCTCGTCGGCGGCGCCGTAACGGTGTCGGGTGAGTTTTTCGATCGCGTCGAAGCACTCGTCGCCTCGCAGATTGACGTACTCGTCATCGATACGGCACACGGTCACTCGGAAGGGGTCCTTAAAGGCATTCGCGAGGCGCGCAGGAAGTATCCTGACCTTCAGATCATCGCAGGCAACGTGGCGACAGCCGAAGGCACACAGGCGCTCATCGACGCGGGTGTCAACGCGGTGAAGGTCGGTATCGGACCGGGATCCATCTGTACCACACGCGTCGTCGCAGGCGTCGGCGTACCGCAGGTGACGGCCATTTACAACAGTGCGACCGCAGCGCGCAAGGCGGGAATCCCAATCATCGCGGACGGCGGCATCAAGTACTCCGGCGACATCGTGAAGGCCATTGCGGTCGGTGCGAGCACGGTGATGATCGGAAGCCTCTTGGCGGGGACGAGTGAGAGCCCGGGCGAGATCGAGATCTACCAAGGTCGTCAGTTTAAAGTCTACCGCGGCATGGGCTCGATTGGCGCGATGAAGGCGGGCAGTGGCGACCGTTACTTCCAGGGCAGCGATCGCGGCGAGGTGCAGGCAAAGAAGCTCGTGCCAGAGGGCATCGAGGGCCGCGTCGCATATCGCGGGCCGGTCAGCGAGATTCTATACCAGATGGTAGGCGGACTTCGTTCCGGCATGGGCTACGCTGGTGCAGGGACGATTCAAAAGCTGCAGGATGAAGGACAACTGGTGCGGATTACGGCGGCAGGTTTGCGCGAGAGCCATCCGCACGACGTCCAAATCACGAAGGAAGCGCCCAACTACTCTATCTAA